A single genomic interval of Psychroserpens sp. NJDZ02 harbors:
- a CDS encoding NAD(P)H-dependent glycerol-3-phosphate dehydrogenase, with amino-acid sequence MSQQLKYAVFGSGSWATAIVKMLCENLDEVGWYMRSVYTKEHLLKEQHNPSYLSSVEFHLEQLKLSNDINEMAEYADVLIFVVPSAFIHSELQKLTVDITNKTVVSAVKGILPETGMLLGEYFHDSYKIPFENIAVIAGPCHAEEVALERLSYLTISCADQKKAQAIADVLSSDYIKTKTSDDVIGTEYAVMLKNIYAIAAGIAHGLGYGDNFQSVLMSNAIREMKRFIKKMHKMKRNINNSAYLGDLLVTGYSSFSRNRLFGNMIGKGYTVKSAQMEMSMVAEGYYATKSAHLLNEKNKKKTRLPIVDAVYAVLYEGKDAKKVFQKLTDKLD; translated from the coding sequence ATGAGTCAACAATTAAAATACGCTGTTTTTGGATCCGGAAGTTGGGCCACTGCAATTGTAAAAATGCTTTGCGAAAACTTGGACGAAGTCGGATGGTACATGCGTAGCGTTTATACCAAAGAGCATTTATTAAAAGAGCAACATAATCCCAGTTATTTAAGTTCTGTCGAGTTTCATTTAGAGCAATTAAAACTCAGTAACGATATTAACGAAATGGCTGAATATGCCGATGTGCTAATTTTTGTAGTCCCATCCGCATTTATACATTCTGAATTACAAAAACTAACCGTAGATATTACCAATAAAACAGTGGTCTCTGCAGTAAAAGGTATTCTTCCAGAAACAGGAATGCTTTTAGGAGAATATTTTCACGACAGCTATAAAATACCTTTCGAGAACATTGCAGTTATCGCAGGACCATGTCACGCAGAAGAGGTAGCGTTAGAGCGTTTATCGTACTTAACCATATCTTGTGCCGATCAGAAAAAAGCACAAGCTATTGCAGATGTATTGTCAAGCGATTATATAAAAACTAAAACTAGCGATGATGTTATTGGTACAGAATATGCCGTAATGCTTAAAAACATTTATGCTATTGCTGCCGGAATCGCACACGGTTTGGGCTACGGAGATAACTTCCAAAGTGTATTAATGAGTAACGCGATCCGAGAAATGAAGCGTTTTATTAAAAAAATGCACAAAATGAAACGTAACATAAATAACTCCGCTTACTTAGGCGATTTATTAGTTACCGGATACTCTTCCTTTTCTAGAAACCGTTTGTTTGGAAACATGATTGGTAAAGGGTACACCGTAAAATCTGCACAAATGGAAATGAGTATGGTAGCAGAAGGCTATTATGCCACTAAAAGTGCTCATTTATTAAACGAGAAAAACAAAAAGAAAACACGTTTACCAATAGTCGATGCTGTTTATGCTGTACTATACGAAGGTAAAGATGCCAAAAAGGTGTTTCAGAAATTAACAGATAAATTAGATTAA
- a CDS encoding nicotinic acid mononucleotide adenyltransferase, whose amino-acid sequence MKTIKLLTGFALIATLFTSCYTEVVVDDYNGYNDPIPININQVLNSNELWYVAVEETIGYGESPFLQIAFTVSFRNGTLYANNNLVGIGSQGNGYGIAIGYYNAYDNILDVDHDIDGNDSFDVYQIDNNTIELYNPFTDTSYFLHGYQRSNFDYDFVFYDNIQYFLQEYEGWEKTYTSNFGALNEFDNENYLQFLSGGNDDTFRSSQDANGINPNNLYWDYTGLYGVGNVIGNMYLKTLVLDYDYFDNEQFELSILNDQRIELYHPSSGTVYEFTGRGYIEYLRVGTETNRSKASGLKKRVQHTEKKDNARDSSRT is encoded by the coding sequence ATGAAGACTATAAAACTACTTACAGGTTTTGCTTTAATAGCAACATTATTTACGTCTTGTTATACAGAAGTTGTAGTTGATGACTATAATGGCTATAATGACCCAATTCCGATAAACATTAACCAAGTATTAAACTCTAACGAGTTGTGGTATGTTGCGGTTGAGGAAACTATCGGTTATGGCGAGTCTCCTTTTTTACAAATCGCATTTACAGTCTCTTTTAGAAATGGGACGCTTTACGCGAATAATAACTTAGTAGGGATTGGTAGTCAGGGTAATGGTTATGGTATCGCAATTGGGTATTATAACGCCTATGATAATATCTTAGATGTAGACCACGATATTGATGGAAATGATAGTTTTGATGTTTATCAAATAGACAATAATACTATAGAATTATACAACCCATTTACAGATACCTCGTATTTTTTACATGGTTACCAACGTAGTAATTTTGATTATGACTTTGTGTTTTACGATAATATCCAATATTTTTTACAAGAATATGAGGGTTGGGAAAAAACATACACTAGTAATTTTGGAGCTTTAAATGAGTTCGATAACGAAAATTACTTACAATTTTTATCTGGAGGAAATGATGACACGTTCCGAAGCAGTCAAGATGCAAATGGTATTAATCCAAACAATTTATATTGGGATTATACAGGATTGTATGGCGTAGGAAATGTAATTGGAAACATGTATTTAAAAACATTGGTTTTAGATTACGATTATTTTGATAACGAACAATTTGAATTAAGTATACTTAACGATCAACGTATCGAGTTATATCACCCAAGTTCTGGAACAGTATACGAGTTTACAGGAAGAGGTTATATCGAATATTTAAGGGTTGGTACAGAAACCAATAGATCTAAAGCATCTGGGCTAAAAAAGCGTGTACAACATACAGAGAAAAAGGATAATGCTAGAGACAGTTCTAGAACATAA
- the lysM gene encoding peptidoglycan-binding protein LysM, with translation MGLFSFIKNAGAKVFGIGQTDKEEVAEAAAAEVKIEALAARKLEETARDLDLVVEGLTIFIDADAATISGEAADQATKEKVVLLVGNSDGIATVDDKMTVAVAAVVIPEAQFHAVINGDTLGKIAKKYYGNAMKYPEIFEANKPMLTDPDKIYVGQVLRIPALD, from the coding sequence ATGGGATTATTTTCATTTATTAAAAACGCAGGAGCAAAAGTTTTTGGGATAGGACAAACAGATAAAGAAGAAGTCGCAGAAGCAGCTGCAGCTGAAGTTAAAATAGAAGCATTAGCTGCCAGGAAACTAGAAGAAACAGCAAGAGATTTAGATTTAGTGGTAGAGGGATTAACTATATTTATAGATGCTGATGCAGCAACCATTTCTGGTGAAGCGGCAGATCAAGCAACTAAAGAAAAAGTGGTGCTTTTAGTGGGTAATAGCGATGGTATTGCAACAGTGGACGATAAAATGACGGTGGCAGTAGCAGCAGTAGTTATACCAGAAGCGCAGTTTCATGCCGTGATAAACGGAGACACTTTGGGTAAGATTGCTAAAAAATATTACGGTAATGCTATGAAGTACCCAGAAATTTTTGAAGCTAATAAACCAATGCTTACAGATCCAGACAAAATTTATGTTGGCCAAGTATTACGTATCCCTGCTTTAGACTAA
- a CDS encoding winged helix-turn-helix transcriptional regulator gives MKTIKNDTTSYTPTECKTFILPVRDVIDIIGGKWRLPIIIALSFKNHRFKELERQIEGITPRMLSKELKDLEINGLVNRTVFNTTPVAVEYSLTEYGKSLDKVIETIREWGITHREKIKNS, from the coding sequence ATGAAAACAATAAAAAACGACACAACCAGTTATACCCCAACAGAATGTAAAACATTTATCCTACCCGTACGTGATGTGATTGATATTATTGGCGGAAAATGGAGACTACCTATTATTATTGCGCTGTCTTTTAAAAACCATAGATTTAAAGAATTAGAACGCCAAATAGAAGGCATTACTCCTAGAATGTTGTCTAAAGAACTAAAAGATTTAGAAATTAACGGTTTAGTAAACAGAACTGTTTTTAACACCACTCCCGTTGCTGTGGAATACAGCCTAACAGAATACGGTAAATCGTTAGATAAAGTTATCGAAACCATTCGAGAATGGGGTATTACACATCGTGAAAAAATTAAAAATAGCTAA
- a CDS encoding FMN-dependent NADH-azoreductase encodes MTKTLVVSYTPRENSNTKKLVDYFIENNKSKTEITELNLAKNTPDLLLEDRLNLYVKRNFGGVTLTDQEQLLLANNDTMVAQVLESDFIVIASPIFNMSVPATVKAWIDVVIQAGVTFTQTEMGPKGLCENKQALVLMTSGSDFNIEPLKSMNFATPLLNACLGLMGIPSKNITAFGLQQYADKVDSLLEQSKNEISALSDDWF; translated from the coding sequence ATGACAAAGACATTAGTTGTAAGTTATACGCCTAGAGAAAACTCTAATACAAAAAAACTTGTAGATTATTTTATTGAAAATAACAAAAGTAAAACAGAAATTACGGAACTAAATTTAGCCAAAAACACACCGGATTTACTATTGGAAGACAGATTAAACTTATATGTTAAACGTAATTTTGGAGGTGTTACATTAACGGATCAAGAGCAGTTATTATTAGCAAACAATGATACAATGGTGGCTCAGGTTTTAGAGTCTGATTTTATTGTTATCGCCAGCCCAATATTTAATATGTCTGTTCCTGCTACAGTTAAAGCATGGATAGATGTTGTGATCCAGGCAGGTGTTACTTTTACACAAACCGAAATGGGACCAAAAGGACTATGTGAAAACAAACAAGCTTTAGTGTTAATGACTAGCGGAAGTGATTTTAATATCGAGCCATTAAAAAGCATGAATTTTGCTACCCCTTTATTAAACGCTTGTTTGGGATTAATGGGTATTCCATCTAAAAACATTACCGCGTTTGGTTTGCAACAATATGCGGATAAGGTCGATAGTTTATTAGAGCAATCTAAAAATGAAATTAGTGCTTTAAGTGACGATTGGTTTTAA
- a CDS encoding IS30 family transposase has protein sequence MKHYKQLTLLQRYQISALLETGISITQIAKIIGVNKSTVSRELKRNTPSRGRTAGIYIAEHAQHKALNRHCLKPKSIILTDGLKKRIADLMEHEKWSPELIAKRLVKESELCVSHETIYKWIWTAKHSNHRNHNAYKKLYKHLRHTGRRQKRNNIKDKRGAIIGRIGIDKRPKVVEERSRIGDIEVDLMMGSNHKSALLVMTDRATLVTMIEKLSSKNADEVYQKMNQRLTNFDSSWVKTITFDNGKEFARHGEIAKDVNAKTYFTRPYTSQDKGTVENRIGVIRRFFPKKTDLRKVSNKRIKEVERLLNYRPIRKFNYNNPIETLKSMSVALMG, from the coding sequence ATGAAACATTACAAACAATTGACCTTGTTACAAAGGTATCAAATCTCTGCATTATTAGAGACAGGAATTAGTATAACACAAATAGCAAAAATTATTGGTGTTAATAAAAGTACCGTATCAAGAGAATTAAAAAGGAATACTCCCAGTCGAGGTCGTACAGCTGGCATTTACATTGCAGAACACGCGCAACATAAAGCGCTTAATAGACATTGCCTAAAACCAAAATCAATTATTTTAACTGATGGACTTAAAAAACGAATAGCCGATTTAATGGAACATGAGAAGTGGAGTCCAGAATTGATTGCAAAACGATTAGTAAAAGAATCTGAACTCTGCGTTAGCCACGAGACTATCTATAAATGGATATGGACAGCAAAGCACAGCAACCATAGAAATCACAATGCTTACAAGAAACTATACAAGCACTTGCGCCACACTGGTAGAAGGCAAAAGAGAAATAACATAAAAGATAAACGAGGAGCTATTATCGGTCGTATAGGGATAGATAAGAGACCTAAGGTTGTCGAAGAACGTTCACGCATTGGAGATATAGAGGTCGATCTTATGATGGGTAGTAATCATAAATCAGCATTACTGGTTATGACAGACAGAGCAACTCTTGTAACGATGATAGAAAAGCTCAGTAGTAAAAATGCAGATGAAGTTTATCAAAAAATGAATCAACGCCTAACTAATTTTGACTCATCTTGGGTTAAGACAATAACATTTGATAATGGAAAGGAGTTTGCTCGCCATGGAGAAATAGCAAAAGACGTCAATGCGAAAACATATTTCACAAGACCATACACCTCTCAGGATAAGGGAACTGTAGAAAACAGAATCGGGGTAATAAGAAGATTTTTTCCAAAGAAAACAGACCTTAGAAAAGTCTCTAACAAAAGAATAAAAGAAGTAGAAAGATTACTAAATTACAGACCTATTAGAAAGTTTAATTATAATAACCCTATTGAAACCCTAAAAAGTATGAGTGTTGCACTTATGGGTTGA
- a CDS encoding integrase core domain-containing protein, with protein MAECVNGILKDEFYLDQTFDSVAHAKGAAKKAINLYNDVRLHLSLDYKTPNMVYKLSA; from the coding sequence ATGGCAGAATGTGTAAATGGCATATTAAAAGATGAATTTTACCTCGATCAAACCTTTGATAGTGTAGCACACGCAAAGGGAGCTGCAAAAAAGGCAATTAATTTATACAACGACGTTAGATTACATTTATCTTTAGATTATAAAACTCCTAATATGGTATATAAATTATCAGCTTAA
- the yddG gene encoding aromatic amino acid DMT transporter YddG, translating into MNQITKGTLIGLSAIILWSAIVGLIKEVSNSFGAIGGSALIYTVAFLFLIFSVGWVPLKKFPKKYLILGGFLIVAYEICLSLSIGYSQNSKQAIEIGMVNYLWPSFTMVATVVFHTKKANWLIIPGILCSMVGIMWVLGGDEGIDISQMILNIKSNPLSYTLAFVGVILWSAYCVVTIKLAKGINGITLFFMLVAIVLWVKFFLFGNQISNFNFNLESIIYLILAAISMGFGYAAWNVGIMKGNVTILTGASYFIPVFSSAISSMILSTTLGLSFWQGAILVCVGSILCWLSTKKLKLKNRN; encoded by the coding sequence ATGAACCAAATTACTAAAGGGACATTAATTGGTTTGTCAGCTATAATTTTGTGGAGTGCTATTGTCGGATTAATTAAAGAGGTTAGTAACTCATTTGGTGCAATTGGTGGTTCTGCGTTAATTTATACAGTTGCATTTCTTTTTTTGATTTTTAGTGTAGGTTGGGTACCACTAAAGAAATTTCCTAAGAAGTATTTGATTTTAGGTGGATTTTTAATTGTTGCTTATGAAATTTGTCTTTCATTATCGATTGGTTATTCCCAAAATTCAAAACAAGCAATTGAAATTGGAATGGTGAACTATTTATGGCCAAGTTTTACAATGGTTGCAACAGTAGTTTTTCATACAAAAAAGGCTAATTGGTTAATCATTCCTGGAATCTTATGTTCTATGGTTGGAATAATGTGGGTTTTGGGTGGTGATGAAGGAATAGATATTTCTCAAATGATTTTAAATATCAAAAGTAATCCATTGAGTTATACTTTAGCATTTGTAGGTGTAATTCTCTGGTCAGCTTATTGTGTTGTAACGATAAAATTAGCAAAAGGAATAAATGGTATTACTTTATTTTTTATGCTTGTTGCAATTGTGCTTTGGGTAAAATTCTTTTTGTTTGGAAATCAAATTTCTAATTTTAATTTCAACTTAGAATCAATAATTTATTTGATTTTGGCAGCTATTTCTATGGGATTTGGTTATGCTGCTTGGAATGTTGGTATTATGAAAGGAAATGTTACAATTTTGACTGGAGCTTCTTATTTTATTCCTGTGTTTTCTTCAGCAATTTCTTCTATGATATTGTCAACAACTTTAGGTTTATCATTTTGGCAAGGTGCAATACTCGTTTGTGTAGGTTCTATTTTGTGTTGGTTATCTACTAAGAAACTTAAACTTAAAAACAGAAATTAA
- a CDS encoding integrase core domain-containing protein yields MAECVNGILKDEFYLDQTFDSVAHAKSAAKKTINLYNDVRLHLSLDYKTPNMVYKLSA; encoded by the coding sequence ATGGCAGAATGTGTAAATGGCATATTAAAAGATGAATTTTACCTCGATCAAACCTTTGATAGTGTAGCACACGCAAAGAGCGCTGCAAAAAAGACAATTAATTTATACAACGACGTTAGATTACATTTATCTTTAGATTATAAAACACCTAATATGGTATATAAATTATCAGCTTAA